The region GGTTCATTGCAGCGGATAATGAATTTAAGGAATTCATCAAGTTCTTTGAGCTGGTCTTCCATTTCACTGTGGGTTTCCGCAAAATAGGCCAGTGCTTCCTCTCTTGTTTTTGTCTGAAAAAATTCCAACTGTTTGCGTGTGTAATGCAATTCGATGGATTGTCGGATGATACGAAAACGGTCCATGACAGTTTGCTCTTCGCTGGGATAAAGTTTTTTCGACTTCAGCAGAACTTTTTCCCGAACCCCGATTTTCCCGAAATCATGCAACAGGGACGCATAGCGGATTTCATGCAATTGATCGTCTGTGAACCGGATACTGGCAAAATCGCCCGTAGACAGTCGGTTGATCTGTTCCGCCAAAGCGACTGTGAGGGTCGCGACACGGCTGGAATGTCCAGAGGTGGTAGGGTCTCTGGATTCAATAGCTTTCACACTGGCGTTGATGAAACCATCAAACAAAACCTGGATGGAATCCAGCAAACGCGCGTTTTGCAGGGCAACCGCAGCCTGTGAGGCAATAGATTCGACAGATTTGACATGCTTGTGTGTGAAAGAAACCACCTGATCCAGAATATGTTCCGGATTCTCAAGTTTGGAATACTGCTTTTTCTTACAGTTGATGAGCTGAATAACGCCAATGACCGTGTCATCGTTATTTAGCATGGGAACTGTCAGCATGGATTGGGTGCGATAGGCAATGCTTTTGTCAAATTCCCGTCCTGCCCAGCCATATTCAGCATTCTCATCAATATAATAGGCATCATCAATCAACAACGATTGTTTGGTCAAGGCCACATAGCCATAAATTGATTTCTTTGTGAGGTCGAGAGGGAAGCTACGGAATTCAATTTTTCTGGATTCGTTTTTTGCCACCTGAAAGCGGAATCGTTTGTTATGAAAATAATTTTTAGGATCTTCAGGAACATCTGGAATAGGTTCAATCAAATACAGACTGCCACCATCCGCATGGGTGATTTCCATTACTTTAGTGACAATCAGGTTCAGCAATGTATTGAGATTTTTTTCAGCGGACAGGGCCACACCGATTTCGTTCAGACGGGTTAATTCAAACGCCTGATAGTCCACCTCATTTTCCAGTTCATTGAGCCGGATGTTTTTTTGAATTCCGTGGAGTGTCGTGAGCAGTGCGTAATTCCATCGTGCGGGTGACAGCTCTGGTGAAACGACATGAATAAAAAAGTCAGGGGCTTCCCTGGGAGAAAACGTACCTGTCGTATCCAGCACAATCACGCCATACCATTGCGGTTCTGCAAACTCAGGTATTGTCCAACTCAAATAATCTGTATCGGACATGATAAACACTTCTGGCGTGGGATCAGTCGTGCCCAACTGAGACAGATCCGTGAACATCTCCCTGATCAACTCATTAACCGGAAGTTGAAAATCTATATCGTTCAGAAATTTCATGTTTTCATGAAACATGATTTTAAGGGTTTCCATGAAGCTCCTTGAATGGCCCACCGACAATTTACGGGATTAATGGTTCACTCGATGTATGTTTTCTAGCAAGTCCCCAAAGGCTTGTAAACACCACAAATCAGGATTTTGCAATAAAATATTGTTGTACCTGTTATCCATGCGCTTTTGAGTGGTGTCCGCAACGGAGATAATGTTCCGCTTGAGTCATCCTGATGATGGTACAAATGTCAGAATGGATTGTATGCTTGATATTATGATGTTGATATAAAAAGTTTTTTTCAATAGGTCAAATGTCGGATAGTATTGATGCATTTTTCATGTCAACCATAACTCGTTTTCTTTATTCATGACCCGACGTTAACCATTGATGGTATGACAAAAAGGTCGTAAATTTACAATATTTTCATTCAGGAGTAATATGAAGAAACTCAAATGGCTCACTCTTGTTCTTGTGGTTTTGTTTGCCACGGCCTGTGCGGACACCGGGGACTCAGAAAGTTCAGATAGCGATTCCAGTGAGGACTCCGAGCTTTCCCTGTCAGATAATGATTCTGAAAGCAGTGATGATTCCGGAGAATCAAAAGTAAGCACAAATGGTTTGAAAAAAAGCCACAATACCGGTCAGAATTGTCTGGGATGTCATGTGTCGGGCGGCAAAGGGGAAGGAATTTTCACTGTTGCGGGGAGTGTGTATAATTTGGGCGGCACACAAAGCAACCCTAACGGAAAAGTAACGCTTTATGACCAG is a window of SAR324 cluster bacterium DNA encoding:
- a CDS encoding GAF domain-containing protein, which encodes METLKIMFHENMKFLNDIDFQLPVNELIREMFTDLSQLGTTDPTPEVFIMSDTDYLSWTIPEFAEPQWYGVIVLDTTGTFSPREAPDFFIHVVSPELSPARWNYALLTTLHGIQKNIRLNELENEVDYQAFELTRLNEIGVALSAEKNLNTLLNLIVTKVMEITHADGGSLYLIEPIPDVPEDPKNYFHNKRFRFQVAKNESRKIEFRSFPLDLTKKSIYGYVALTKQSLLIDDAYYIDENAEYGWAGREFDKSIAYRTQSMLTVPMLNNDDTVIGVIQLINCKKKQYSKLENPEHILDQVVSFTHKHVKSVESIASQAAVALQNARLLDSIQVLFDGFINASVKAIESRDPTTSGHSSRVATLTVALAEQINRLSTGDFASIRFTDDQLHEIRYASLLHDFGKIGVREKVLLKSKKLYPSEEQTVMDRFRIIRQSIELHYTRKQLEFFQTKTREEALAYFAETHSEMEDQLKELDEFLKFIIRCNEPTVLSQGGFEKLEEIHKKYFYSMFNMPRSYLTAEETASLSVPKGSLNPQDRKEIESHVTHTYKFLSIIPWTKNLSNVPDIAHAHHEKLDGSGYPLRLKSEQIPIQSKMMTIADIYDALTALDRPYKKAVPVDRALDILGYEAKDHHIDQRLLDVFIESKLYQLVTRFRLSGKRLEQK